From the Pseudarthrobacter sp. MM222 genome, one window contains:
- a CDS encoding ABC transporter permease: MTEKEGLTEAAPAGVPLRAHSPAVSAARARKWGAFYYAEQVLRVMKGYGWTIVLYGVGQPVAYLFAMGVGLATLVDTNSTTAFGGASYLAFIAPALLISAAVMTAATEFTFPVMDGFKWRRVYYGPHASPLTPGQIAGGQIIAVTLRLVLQSAIYFGVVALFGAAPGGWGWVSIVVATLAGLSFGLPLMAYAASITDDKGQFAMVMRFIVTPLFLFSGTFFPLDTLPLAVRWTGWISPIWHGTELGRVFSYGYPETPLLTLAHAGFLLGLAVLGWMLSKRQFVRRMGA; encoded by the coding sequence CTGAGAAGGAAGGGTTGACTGAGGCAGCGCCGGCTGGGGTGCCGCTGCGCGCCCATTCCCCGGCGGTTTCGGCGGCCCGGGCGCGGAAGTGGGGCGCCTTCTACTACGCCGAGCAGGTCCTGCGGGTCATGAAAGGCTACGGCTGGACCATCGTCCTGTACGGCGTCGGGCAGCCGGTCGCGTACCTGTTCGCGATGGGCGTGGGCCTGGCGACCCTGGTGGACACGAACAGCACCACGGCCTTCGGCGGCGCCAGCTACCTCGCCTTCATCGCCCCGGCGCTGCTCATTTCGGCGGCGGTCATGACGGCGGCGACCGAGTTCACCTTTCCCGTGATGGACGGCTTCAAGTGGCGCCGGGTCTATTACGGTCCGCACGCCTCGCCGCTGACGCCGGGGCAGATCGCCGGCGGCCAGATCATCGCGGTCACCCTGCGCCTGGTGCTGCAGTCCGCGATCTACTTCGGGGTGGTGGCGCTGTTCGGTGCCGCCCCCGGCGGCTGGGGGTGGGTCTCGATCGTCGTCGCCACCCTCGCCGGGCTGTCCTTCGGCCTGCCGCTGATGGCCTACGCGGCCTCGATCACGGACGACAAAGGCCAGTTCGCCATGGTCATGCGGTTCATCGTCACGCCGCTGTTCCTGTTCTCCGGCACGTTCTTCCCGCTGGACACCCTGCCGCTGGCCGTGCGCTGGACCGGCTGGATCTCACCGATCTGGCACGGCACCGAGCTGGGCCGGGTGTTCAGCTACGGCTACCCGGAGACACCGCTGCTCACTCTGGCACACGCCGGGTTCCTGCTGGGCCTGGCAGTGCTGGGCTGGATGCTCAGCAAACGCCAGTTCGTCCGCAGGATGGGCGCATGA
- a CDS encoding ABC transporter permease — MSSVTEAARNRHFGPLYSRNVRAVVARGLMATKSSNWLVMLSGFFEPVLYLISMGVGLGAIVGSVQGPGGQDISYAAYIAPALLAVSAMNGAVYDSTWNVFFKMNFAKLYQGMLYTSLGPLDVAMGEIFLALLRGMLYATGFTAVMGLLGLITTPWAVLMIPASVLIAFGFASFGMGITSFLKTFQQMDWISFILLPMFLFSATFYPLSVYPDYIQWLIQALPLWHGVELLRQISVGVFTPATAVHVGYYLGMIILGVLLTTGRLRALFLR, encoded by the coding sequence ATGAGCAGCGTCACCGAGGCCGCCCGCAACCGGCATTTCGGGCCGCTCTACTCCCGCAACGTCCGCGCCGTCGTCGCACGGGGACTGATGGCCACCAAGAGCAGCAACTGGCTGGTGATGCTCTCGGGGTTCTTCGAGCCCGTGCTGTACCTGATCTCGATGGGCGTGGGCCTCGGCGCAATCGTCGGCTCCGTGCAGGGACCGGGCGGCCAGGACATCTCCTACGCCGCCTACATCGCCCCGGCGCTGCTGGCCGTGTCCGCGATGAACGGCGCCGTGTATGACTCCACCTGGAACGTGTTCTTCAAGATGAACTTCGCAAAGCTCTACCAGGGCATGCTCTACACCTCGCTCGGCCCGCTGGACGTCGCCATGGGCGAGATCTTCCTGGCCCTGCTGCGCGGGATGCTCTATGCCACCGGCTTCACCGCCGTGATGGGGTTGCTGGGGCTCATCACCACGCCGTGGGCCGTCCTGATGATCCCCGCCTCGGTGCTCATCGCGTTCGGCTTCGCGAGCTTCGGGATGGGCATCACCAGCTTCCTGAAGACCTTCCAGCAGATGGACTGGATCAGCTTCATCCTGCTGCCGATGTTCCTGTTCAGCGCCACCTTCTACCCGCTCAGCGTGTACCCGGACTACATCCAGTGGCTGATCCAGGCTCTGCCGCTGTGGCACGGCGTGGAGTTGCTCCGCCAGATCAGCGTGGGCGTCTTCACCCCGGCCACGGCCGTGCACGTCGGCTACTACCTCGGGATGATCATCCTTGGCGTACTCCTGACCACCGGGCGGCTGCGCGCGCTGTTCCTCAGGTAA
- a CDS encoding exodeoxyribonuclease III: MSSALEKDHLRIASVNVNGLRAAYKKGMAEWLEPREVDILCLQEVRAPDAIVHELLGDGWYILHAEAEAKGRAGVAIASREEPVDTRVGIGEDYFATAGRWVEADYTVRNAEGEASRLTVASAYVHSGEAGSPKQDDKFRFLDVMSSRLPELAKHSDHALVVGDLNVGHTELDIRNWKGNVKKAGFLPEERAYFDRFFGEDIGWKDVHRGLAGNVDGPYTWWSQRGQAFDNDTGWRIDYHMATPALAAAAVSAVVDRAPSWDTRFSDHAPLVVDYRL; the protein is encoded by the coding sequence GTGAGCTCGGCATTGGAGAAGGACCACCTTCGCATCGCATCAGTCAACGTCAATGGCCTTCGCGCCGCCTACAAGAAGGGCATGGCGGAATGGCTGGAGCCCCGCGAAGTGGACATCCTCTGCCTTCAGGAAGTCCGCGCGCCTGACGCGATCGTCCACGAACTGCTCGGCGACGGCTGGTACATCCTGCACGCCGAAGCCGAGGCCAAGGGCCGGGCCGGCGTCGCGATTGCCTCCCGCGAAGAGCCGGTGGACACCAGGGTGGGCATCGGGGAGGACTACTTCGCCACCGCCGGCCGCTGGGTCGAGGCCGACTACACGGTGCGGAACGCCGAGGGCGAAGCATCCCGGCTGACCGTGGCCAGCGCCTACGTGCACTCCGGTGAGGCCGGCAGCCCCAAGCAGGACGACAAGTTCCGCTTCCTGGACGTCATGTCCAGCCGGTTGCCCGAGCTGGCCAAGCACAGTGACCATGCCCTCGTCGTCGGCGACCTCAACGTGGGACACACGGAGCTGGATATCCGGAACTGGAAGGGCAACGTCAAAAAAGCCGGCTTCCTTCCGGAGGAGCGTGCCTACTTTGACCGCTTCTTCGGGGAGGATATCGGCTGGAAGGATGTTCACAGGGGCCTGGCGGGTAACGTCGACGGCCCCTACACTTGGTGGTCGCAACGGGGACAGGCCTTCGACAACGACACCGGCTGGCGCATTGACTACCACATGGCCACGCCCGCCCTCGCTGCTGCCGCAGTGTCGGCCGTTGTTGACCGGGCGCCGTCCTGGGACACCCGCTTCTCCGACCACGCCCCGCTGGTAGTGGACTACCGGCTCTAG
- the trpS gene encoding tryptophan--tRNA ligase: MTSPSTATAGTECDAETHPDPAVVPAAPATTATGARHRILSGMQPSADSLHLGNYLGALVNWVRMQEEYDAIFFIPDLHAITVPQDPAELAQRTRVTAAQYIAGGVDVDKCTLFVQSQVPEHAQLAWVLNCITGFGEASRMTQFKDKALKQGSEQASVGLFTYPILQAADILLYQPHGVPVGEDQRQHVELSRDLAQRFNSRFGETFNVPAPFIQKESAKIYDLQNPTAKMSKSAESPAGLINLLDDPKLIAKRIKSAVTDAETEIRFDREAKPGVSNLLTIYSAITGQSVDSLVAAYQGKMYGHLKVDLAEVVAERLTPIRDRASELLNDPAELDRLLAHGADKAREIASATLQDVYAKVGFLPYAGTNGVR; the protein is encoded by the coding sequence ATGACCTCTCCTTCCACTGCGACCGCCGGCACCGAGTGCGACGCCGAAACTCACCCCGATCCCGCCGTCGTGCCCGCTGCTCCTGCCACCACGGCCACCGGTGCCCGGCACCGGATCCTCTCCGGAATGCAGCCCTCGGCCGACTCCCTGCACCTCGGGAACTACCTCGGGGCCCTGGTGAACTGGGTACGGATGCAGGAGGAGTACGACGCGATCTTCTTCATCCCGGACCTGCACGCCATCACGGTCCCGCAGGATCCGGCGGAGCTGGCCCAGCGCACCCGCGTCACGGCCGCCCAGTACATCGCCGGCGGCGTGGACGTGGACAAGTGCACGCTCTTCGTCCAGTCCCAGGTCCCGGAGCACGCGCAGCTGGCCTGGGTGCTGAACTGCATCACGGGCTTCGGCGAGGCCTCCCGGATGACGCAGTTCAAGGACAAGGCCCTCAAACAGGGCTCGGAGCAGGCCAGCGTGGGCCTCTTCACCTACCCGATCCTGCAGGCCGCGGATATCCTCCTGTACCAGCCGCACGGCGTGCCGGTGGGCGAGGACCAGCGACAGCACGTGGAACTCAGCCGCGACCTGGCCCAGCGCTTCAACTCCCGCTTCGGCGAGACCTTCAACGTTCCCGCGCCCTTCATCCAGAAGGAGTCGGCCAAGATTTACGACCTGCAGAACCCCACGGCCAAAATGTCCAAGTCAGCCGAGTCGCCGGCCGGCCTGATCAACCTGCTGGATGATCCCAAGCTGATCGCCAAGCGGATCAAGTCCGCCGTGACGGACGCGGAAACCGAAATCCGTTTCGACCGCGAGGCCAAGCCCGGGGTCTCCAACCTGCTGACCATCTACTCCGCCATCACCGGGCAGAGCGTCGATTCGCTCGTCGCCGCTTACCAGGGCAAGATGTACGGCCACCTCAAGGTGGACCTCGCTGAGGTGGTGGCCGAGCGCCTCACTCCGATCCGGGACCGGGCCAGCGAACTCCTGAACGACCCCGCGGAGCTTGACCGCCTGCTGGCCCACGGCGCCGACAAGGCCCGCGAGATCGCCTCCGCCACGCTCCAGGACGTTTACGCCAAGGTGGGTTTCCTGCCCTACGCCGGAACCAACGGAGTCCGCTAG
- a CDS encoding 2'-5' RNA ligase family protein — protein MSPVSKVTPTDAPRAGRSPAGNGKSPSEGISVGVILKFPPEVAEELQRWRASFGDPMAGIIPAHITLVTTTMTQDWEATRSHVRTVASKQEPFTVTIAGTGSFRPVSPVVFLKVDDGFGQCVSLHEQLQTGPLERELPFAYHPHVTVAHDVAPESLDEAETVLKDYRATFPVASMGLYEHDDNGIWQLREELDFGTERDDDRGPGGAADAR, from the coding sequence ATGTCCCCCGTCAGCAAAGTCACCCCGACAGACGCCCCGCGAGCCGGCAGGTCCCCCGCCGGCAACGGAAAGTCCCCCAGCGAGGGCATCAGCGTCGGAGTGATCCTGAAGTTCCCGCCGGAGGTCGCCGAGGAACTCCAGCGCTGGCGGGCCTCCTTCGGTGACCCCATGGCCGGCATCATCCCCGCCCACATCACGCTCGTGACCACCACCATGACGCAGGACTGGGAGGCGACCCGCAGCCATGTGCGGACGGTCGCGAGCAAGCAGGAACCGTTCACAGTGACGATCGCCGGCACCGGATCCTTCCGGCCGGTCTCTCCCGTGGTCTTCCTCAAGGTCGACGACGGCTTCGGCCAGTGCGTCAGCCTGCACGAACAGCTCCAGACCGGCCCCCTGGAGCGCGAACTGCCGTTTGCCTACCACCCGCACGTCACGGTTGCCCACGACGTCGCCCCCGAAAGCCTCGACGAGGCCGAAACGGTGCTCAAGGATTACCGGGCCACCTTCCCGGTGGCTAGCATGGGACTTTACGAGCACGACGACAACGGCATATGGCAGCTACGGGAAGAGCTTGACTTTGGGACCGAACGCGACGACGACAGAGGCCCGGGCGGCGCAGCAGACGCCCGCTGA
- a CDS encoding YihY/virulence factor BrkB family protein yields MGPNATTTEARAAQQTPAEPPPPTDLARLKLEVIRKKVDWGKARRSGAGGPAALLPMMQWLLARLNAFRPMRAFQHYGRQHGPLMSAGIGFRMFFSITGLLATGFSLAGLVLRGQPALLDRVVRSVATSAPGLLKVDGGEGLVDPQELLNPDGLGWAAVIAAAVTVVTSLGWIDGLRDGVRGVIGLGPRKMNPILLKLHDIGTLLLLGVALVISAGASLVFGTAAGWVTEQLSLDPLVAGPLTTSVKIAVPLLLGWATALIMFRLAAGVKLARRSLLEGTILAALGTGVLQIFSAELLAGAGRNPILAPFAIIIGLLIWFNLVSQVYLIAAAWAAIREEDLKAEPASKTTGWGSRQVQPGKTPVEPSPRRRSPAAGFRRRGIDRPTPK; encoded by the coding sequence TTGGGACCGAACGCGACGACGACAGAGGCCCGGGCGGCGCAGCAGACGCCCGCTGAGCCGCCCCCTCCCACCGATCTGGCCCGGCTGAAGCTGGAGGTCATCCGGAAGAAAGTCGACTGGGGCAAGGCGCGCCGCTCCGGCGCCGGGGGACCCGCGGCGCTGCTGCCGATGATGCAGTGGCTGCTGGCCCGGCTCAACGCCTTCCGTCCCATGCGTGCGTTCCAGCACTACGGGCGCCAGCACGGCCCGCTGATGAGTGCCGGCATTGGCTTCCGGATGTTCTTCTCCATCACCGGCCTGCTGGCCACCGGCTTCTCCCTGGCCGGACTTGTGCTCCGCGGGCAGCCGGCCCTGCTGGACCGCGTGGTCCGCAGCGTGGCCACCAGTGCGCCCGGCCTGCTGAAGGTCGACGGCGGCGAGGGCCTGGTGGATCCCCAGGAGCTCCTGAACCCGGACGGGCTGGGCTGGGCCGCGGTGATCGCGGCCGCGGTGACAGTGGTGACCTCGCTGGGCTGGATCGACGGCCTGCGCGACGGCGTACGCGGCGTCATCGGGCTCGGCCCCCGGAAGATGAACCCGATCCTGCTCAAACTCCACGACATCGGCACCCTGCTGTTGCTGGGCGTCGCGCTGGTGATCAGCGCCGGCGCGTCGCTGGTCTTCGGTACCGCCGCGGGGTGGGTGACCGAACAGCTGAGCCTCGACCCCCTGGTGGCAGGACCGCTGACCACCTCCGTCAAGATCGCCGTGCCGCTGCTGCTGGGCTGGGCCACGGCGCTGATCATGTTCAGGCTGGCCGCGGGAGTGAAGCTGGCCCGGCGTTCGCTGCTGGAAGGGACCATCCTTGCCGCGCTGGGCACCGGCGTGCTGCAGATCTTCAGCGCCGAACTGCTCGCCGGTGCGGGGCGGAACCCCATCCTGGCGCCATTCGCCATCATCATCGGGCTGCTCATCTGGTTCAACCTGGTCAGCCAGGTGTACCTGATCGCCGCGGCCTGGGCCGCCATCCGGGAGGAAGACCTCAAGGCCGAGCCTGCTAGCAAGACCACCGGCTGGGGATCCCGCCAGGTGCAGCCCGGCAAGACCCCGGTGGAGCCGTCCCCGCGCCGGCGGAGCCCCGCAGCAGGGTTCAGGCGTCGAGGTATTGATCGGCCCACGCCGAAATAA
- a CDS encoding alpha/beta hydrolase family protein, producing MSRSEKVSFRGSTGELLSGIVDVPEGPVKGWGVFSHGFTLGKDSPAASRMCKALADNGVGMLRFDNLGLGESAGHWSEGSFSHKVADTVKAAEFMREAGRAASLLVGHSFGGAAVLAAAGQIPELDAVATVGAPFSPKHVAHVFDAALDRILSEGSAEVDLGGKRVEIRRHFVEDLEHADLTDCIRRLHLPLMVLHSPTDNTVGIENASSIFQTARHPRSFVSLEGSDHLLTGKGQAARAAKIISAWADQYLDA from the coding sequence ATGTCCCGCTCCGAAAAAGTCTCATTCCGCGGTTCCACCGGCGAGCTGCTCTCCGGCATCGTCGACGTCCCGGAGGGGCCGGTGAAGGGCTGGGGCGTGTTCTCGCACGGCTTCACGCTGGGCAAGGACAGTCCCGCCGCGTCCCGGATGTGCAAGGCGCTGGCGGACAACGGCGTGGGCATGCTCCGCTTCGACAACCTGGGGCTCGGCGAATCCGCAGGGCACTGGTCCGAGGGTTCCTTCAGCCACAAGGTGGCGGACACCGTGAAGGCCGCCGAATTCATGCGCGAAGCGGGCCGGGCCGCCTCCCTGCTGGTGGGCCATTCCTTCGGCGGCGCCGCCGTGCTGGCCGCGGCGGGCCAGATTCCGGAGCTCGACGCCGTCGCAACCGTGGGCGCCCCGTTCTCGCCCAAGCACGTGGCCCACGTCTTTGACGCCGCGTTGGACCGGATCCTCAGCGAAGGCAGCGCCGAAGTGGACCTGGGCGGCAAACGGGTCGAGATCCGCCGGCATTTCGTGGAGGACCTGGAACACGCCGACCTGACGGACTGCATCCGCCGGCTGCACCTGCCGCTGATGGTGCTCCACTCCCCCACAGACAACACCGTCGGGATTGAGAACGCCAGCTCCATCTTCCAGACCGCGCGGCACCCGCGCAGCTTCGTCTCGCTGGAGGGCAGCGACCACCTCCTGACCGGCAAGGGCCAGGCGGCGCGTGCCGCGAAGATTATTTCGGCGTGGGCCGATCAATACCTCGACGCCTGA
- a CDS encoding succinate dehydrogenase iron-sulfur subunit, translating to MSAELAEPASKIELPAGVGGGGEIPSFDVTLRVRRYNPEVSEDATWDDFKVTMYGTDRVLDALHKIKWEIDGSVSFRRSCAHGVCGSDAMRINGRNRLACKTLLKDLDTSKPITVEPIKGLPVEKDLIVDMEPFFQSFREVMPFLINRGHEPTKERLQSAEDRERFDDTTKCILCAACTSSCPVFWTDGQYFGPAAIVNAHRFIFDSRDDAGDMRLEILNDKEGVWRCRTTFNCTEACPRGIQVTQAIAEVKQAILSRKI from the coding sequence ATGAGCGCTGAACTCGCTGAGCCAGCATCCAAGATCGAACTGCCCGCCGGCGTCGGCGGCGGCGGGGAGATCCCGTCCTTCGACGTCACGCTGCGCGTGCGCCGCTACAACCCTGAGGTCTCCGAGGACGCCACGTGGGATGACTTCAAGGTCACCATGTACGGCACGGACCGCGTCCTGGACGCCCTGCACAAGATCAAGTGGGAAATCGACGGCAGCGTCTCCTTCCGCCGGTCCTGTGCCCACGGCGTCTGCGGTTCCGATGCCATGCGCATCAACGGCCGCAACCGCCTCGCCTGCAAGACCCTGCTGAAGGACCTGGACACGTCCAAGCCCATCACGGTCGAGCCGATCAAGGGCCTGCCGGTGGAGAAGGACCTGATCGTGGACATGGAGCCGTTCTTCCAGTCCTTCCGCGAAGTCATGCCCTTCCTGATCAACCGCGGCCACGAGCCCACCAAGGAACGCCTGCAGTCCGCCGAGGACCGCGAGCGGTTCGACGACACCACCAAGTGCATCCTCTGCGCCGCGTGCACCTCGTCCTGCCCGGTGTTCTGGACCGACGGCCAGTACTTCGGCCCGGCCGCGATCGTCAACGCGCACCGCTTCATCTTCGATTCCCGCGATGACGCCGGCGACATGCGCCTGGAGATCCTCAACGACAAGGAAGGCGTGTGGCGCTGCCGCACCACCTTCAACTGCACCGAAGCATGCCCCCGCGGCATCCAGGTCACGCAGGCAATCGCCGAGGTCAAGCAGGCCATCCTGTCCCGCAAGATCTAG
- the sdhA gene encoding succinate dehydrogenase flavoprotein subunit has product MQVHKYDVVIVGAGGAGMRAAIESGQRARTAVLTKLYPTRSHTGAAQGGMCAALANVEEDNWEWHTFDTIKGGDYLVDQDAAEVMAKEAIDAVLDLEKMGLPFNRTPEGRIDQRRFGGHTRDHGKAPVRRACYAADRTGHMILQTLYQNCVKHNVEFYNEYYVLDLLTVEEDAVREDGTPYKQKRVAGVVSYDLASGELHVFQAKSVVFASGGAGKVFKTTSNAHTLTGDGMGIAFRRGIPLEDMEFFQFHPTGLAGLGILLSEAARGEGAILRNSEGERFMERYAPTIKDLAPRDIVARSMANEVREGRGCGPNKDYVLLDLTHLEPAHIDAKLPDITEFARTYLGVEPYTEPVPVFPTAHYAMGGIPTNISAEVLQDNDTVVPGLYAAGEVACVSVHGSNRLGTNSLLDINVFGKRAGIAAAEYAKTADFVELPADPEAYTLDLLNHVRTADGTEKVAAIRKELQDTMDANMQVFRTAETLDQVLRDIASFEERYQRISVQDKGKRFNLDLLEAVELGFLLELAKVMTVAALHREESRGGHFREDFPERDDEKFMKHSMAYKDEHAPADGSAESIAGIRLATKPVVFTRYEPMVRKY; this is encoded by the coding sequence ATGCAGGTCCATAAGTACGACGTCGTCATCGTCGGTGCCGGTGGCGCCGGGATGCGCGCGGCGATTGAATCAGGTCAGCGCGCCCGAACGGCAGTATTGACCAAGCTGTACCCCACCCGCTCCCACACCGGCGCGGCGCAGGGCGGCATGTGTGCGGCCCTGGCGAATGTCGAGGAAGACAACTGGGAGTGGCACACCTTTGACACCATCAAGGGCGGCGATTACCTCGTTGACCAGGATGCAGCCGAGGTCATGGCGAAGGAAGCGATCGACGCCGTCCTGGACCTGGAAAAGATGGGCCTGCCGTTCAACCGCACGCCCGAGGGCCGCATTGACCAGCGCCGTTTCGGTGGCCACACCCGCGATCACGGCAAGGCTCCGGTCCGCCGCGCCTGCTACGCCGCCGACCGCACCGGCCACATGATCCTGCAGACCCTGTACCAAAACTGCGTCAAGCACAACGTCGAGTTCTACAACGAGTACTACGTGCTGGACCTGCTGACCGTCGAGGAAGACGCGGTCCGTGAGGACGGCACCCCGTACAAGCAGAAGCGCGTTGCCGGCGTCGTCTCCTATGACCTCGCCTCCGGCGAACTGCACGTCTTCCAGGCCAAGTCCGTCGTGTTCGCCTCCGGCGGCGCCGGCAAGGTCTTCAAGACCACCTCCAACGCCCACACCCTCACCGGTGACGGCATGGGCATCGCGTTCCGCCGCGGCATCCCCCTGGAGGACATGGAGTTCTTCCAGTTCCACCCGACAGGCCTCGCGGGCCTGGGCATCCTGCTGTCCGAGGCTGCCCGCGGCGAAGGCGCCATCCTGCGTAACTCCGAGGGTGAGCGCTTTATGGAGCGCTACGCCCCGACCATCAAGGACCTCGCGCCCCGCGACATCGTGGCCCGTTCCATGGCCAACGAGGTGCGTGAGGGACGCGGCTGCGGCCCGAACAAGGACTACGTCCTCCTGGACCTGACGCACCTGGAGCCGGCGCACATCGACGCCAAGCTCCCGGACATCACCGAATTCGCCCGCACCTACCTCGGCGTGGAACCGTACACGGAACCGGTTCCGGTCTTCCCGACGGCGCACTACGCCATGGGCGGCATCCCCACCAACATCAGCGCCGAGGTGCTCCAGGACAACGACACCGTGGTCCCGGGCCTCTACGCCGCCGGTGAGGTCGCCTGCGTTTCGGTACACGGCTCCAACCGCCTCGGCACCAACTCGCTGCTGGACATCAACGTCTTCGGCAAGCGCGCCGGCATCGCCGCCGCGGAGTACGCCAAGACCGCGGACTTCGTGGAACTGCCCGCAGATCCGGAGGCCTACACGCTGGACCTGCTGAACCACGTCCGCACGGCTGACGGCACCGAGAAGGTCGCCGCGATCCGCAAGGAACTGCAGGACACCATGGATGCCAACATGCAGGTGTTCCGCACCGCGGAGACGCTGGACCAGGTCCTGCGGGACATCGCGTCCTTCGAGGAGCGCTACCAGCGCATCAGCGTCCAGGACAAGGGCAAGCGCTTCAACCTGGACCTGCTGGAGGCCGTGGAACTGGGCTTCCTGCTGGAGCTCGCCAAGGTCATGACCGTGGCGGCCCTGCACCGCGAGGAATCCCGTGGCGGACACTTCCGCGAGGACTTCCCCGAGCGCGACGACGAAAAATTCATGAAACACTCCATGGCGTACAAGGATGAGCACGCCCCGGCGGATGGTTCCGCCGAGTCGATTGCCGGCATCCGGCTTGCCACCAAACCGGTGGTCTTTACGCGCTACGAGCCGATGGTGAGGAAGTACTAA
- a CDS encoding succinate dehydrogenase hydrophobic membrane anchor subunit: MSATEIQSPRSGKAGAAKVGGDRIAPQYRRSGTSKGNFEMFAWLFMRLSGVVLVVLIFGHLTVNLLVGDGIHAIDFGFVAGKWADPFWQIWDLAMLWLAMLHGTNGVRTIINDYAEKDATRLWLKIVLYAATTVIIILGTLVIFTFDPCPVVNGVQLPGGFCPAP; this comes from the coding sequence ATGAGTGCAACTGAGATTCAGAGTCCCCGCAGCGGGAAGGCGGGCGCAGCCAAGGTCGGCGGCGACCGCATCGCCCCGCAGTACCGCCGCAGCGGCACGTCCAAGGGCAACTTCGAGATGTTCGCCTGGCTCTTCATGCGGCTTTCCGGCGTCGTCCTCGTGGTCCTCATCTTCGGCCACCTGACGGTCAATCTGCTCGTAGGCGACGGCATCCATGCCATCGACTTCGGCTTCGTGGCCGGCAAGTGGGCCGACCCGTTCTGGCAGATCTGGGACCTGGCCATGCTGTGGCTGGCCATGTTGCACGGCACCAACGGTGTCCGCACCATCATCAACGACTACGCCGAAAAGGACGCCACGCGTCTCTGGCTCAAGATCGTCCTGTACGCGGCCACTACCGTCATCATCATCCTGGGCACCCTGGTCATCTTCACCTTTGACCCGTGCCCCGTGGTCAACGGCGTTCAGCTGCCGGGCGGATTCTGCCCCGCGCCGTAG
- the sdhC gene encoding succinate dehydrogenase, cytochrome b556 subunit, with protein MWSWVGHRITGVVIFFFLLVHVLDTSLVRVSPEAYTAVIGAYKNPLMALGETGLVAAIVFHAFNGLRIIAVDFWKKGAKYQRQMLWTVLVLWVVVMVGFSIRHLSLALGGH; from the coding sequence ATGTGGTCCTGGGTTGGACATCGCATTACCGGTGTAGTGATCTTTTTCTTCTTGTTGGTCCACGTGCTGGACACCTCATTGGTGCGTGTGTCCCCCGAGGCGTACACCGCCGTGATCGGTGCCTACAAGAACCCCCTGATGGCCCTGGGTGAAACGGGCCTCGTCGCAGCGATCGTGTTCCACGCCTTCAACGGCCTGCGGATCATCGCCGTCGACTTCTGGAAGAAGGGCGCGAAGTACCAGCGCCAGATGCTGTGGACGGTGCTCGTTCTCTGGGTCGTCGTCATGGTGGGCTTCTCCATCCGCCACCTTTCCCTCGCCCTTGGAGGTCACTAG